Proteins encoded within one genomic window of Macrotis lagotis isolate mMagLag1 chromosome 3, bilby.v1.9.chrom.fasta, whole genome shotgun sequence:
- the LOC141517035 gene encoding olfactory receptor 4C11-like, producing the protein MKNNVTEFILLGLTQDPVTKKILFVIFLVFYTATMVGNLLIILTIKTSPTLGSPMYFFLTYLSFADFCYSSNTAPKLIVDSLSEKATISFDECMIQLIASHFFGCMEVLILVAMAYDRYVAICKPLYYTVIMNQKTCGNLIILSIIGAFLHSFTQIFIALSLPFCGPNVIDHYFCDLQPLLQLACTEIYVIKLLVLFNSGIVCMVTFAILMTSYMVILYSLRNYSAEGKRKALSTCTTHIIVVIIFFVPCIFIYARPPVNFPVDKLVSVFYTIGTPLLNPLIYTLRNAEGKTAMEKLWSNRAS; encoded by the coding sequence ATGAAAAACAACGTGACTGAATTCATCCTTCTGGGACTGACACAAGACCCAGTGACAAAGAAGATCCTATTTGTCATCTTCTTGGTCTTCTACACTGCCACTATGGTAGGAAATCTACTTATCATTTTGACCATCAAGACTAGTCCCACACTTGGGTCTCCCATGTATTTTTTCCTGACCTATTTGTCCTTTGCAGACTTCTGTTATTCTAGTAACACAGCCCCCAAACTGATTGTGGACAGCCTTTCTGAAAAAGcaactatctcatttgatgagTGCATGATTCAATTAATTGCATCACATTTCTTTGGATGCATGGAAGTCTTGATCCTTGTTGCCATGGCTTATGACCGCTATGTGGCCATCTGTAAACCTCTATATTACACAGTCATCATGAACCAAAAGACTTGTGGGAATTTAATAATATTAAGTATCATAGGGGCTTTTCTGCATTCTTTCACCCAGATCTTCATTGCGTTGAGTTTACCCTTCTGTGGTCCCAATGTGATCGATCATTATTTTTGTGACTTGCAGCCTTTGTTGCAATTGGCCTGCACTGAGATATATGTGATAAAACTATTGGTTCTCTTCAACTCTGGGATCGTATGCATGGTTACCTTTGCAATTCTTATGACCTCCTATATGGTAATCCTTTATTCGCTAAGAAATTATAGTGCAGAAGGGAAGCGTAAAGCCTTGTCCACCTGTACAACTCATATAATTGTGGTCATTATATTCTTTGTtccttgtatttttatatatgctcGTCCCCCAGTTAACTTCCCTGTGGACAAGTTGGTGTCTGTATTTTATACCATTGGAACACCTTTGCTCAATCCATTGATCTATACACTGAGGAATGCAGAAGGAAAAACTGCTATGGAGAAGCTATGGAGCAACAGAGCAAGTTAA